The following are from one region of the Myxococcales bacterium genome:
- a CDS encoding PA2169 family four-helix-bundle protein, translating into MATMRNSGAPTIEALNELLRGELAAVETYDKALDRLEDDELKGQLESCRASHQDRAERLREMVAQLGGQPADTSGVWGAFTRFLEGGATLLGDRATLAMLEEGEDHGLREYEENLEKLDVDTRIEVTTELMPAQVLTHEMLSTLKEVVR; encoded by the coding sequence ATGGCAACGATGCGAAACAGTGGTGCGCCGACGATTGAAGCCCTCAACGAATTGCTGCGAGGTGAGCTGGCGGCTGTCGAGACCTATGACAAGGCGCTGGACCGCCTGGAAGACGACGAACTCAAGGGACAGCTCGAGTCCTGTCGTGCTTCGCATCAGGACCGCGCCGAGCGCCTGCGGGAGATGGTGGCGCAGCTCGGAGGCCAGCCGGCTGACACGTCGGGTGTGTGGGGGGCGTTCACGCGCTTTCTCGAGGGCGGTGCCACTTTGCTCGGGGACCGTGCCACCTTGGCCATGCTCGAGGAGGGGGAAGACCACGGGCTGCGGGAGTACGAGGAGAACCTCGAGAAGCTCGACGTGGACACGCGGATTGAAGTGACCACGGAGCTCATGCCGGCTCAGGTGCTGACCCACGAGATGCTGTCCACCCTCAAAGAGGTGGTGCGCTAG